One part of the Cottoperca gobio chromosome 14, fCotGob3.1, whole genome shotgun sequence genome encodes these proteins:
- the rhogb gene encoding ras homolog family member Gb, translating into MQSIKCVVVGDGAVGKTCLLISYTTGAFPKEYIPTVFDNYSSQVTVDGRIISLNLWDTAGQEEYDRLRTLSYPQTHVFIICFSISSPASYENVKHKWHPEVSHHCPDVPILLVGTKSDLREDSETQRKLKEQNQTPVTHQQGAALARQIHAMRYMECSALNQDGIKDVFAEAVRAFLNPQPVVSKKPCVLL; encoded by the exons atgcagagtataaagtgtgtggtggtgggtgACGGTGCTGTGGGGAAAACCTGCCTCCTCATCTCATACACCACCGGAGCGTTTCCCAAAGAGTACATCCCCACCGTGTTCGACAACTACAGCAGCCAG gtgaCGGTGGACGGCAGGATCATCAGTCTGAACCTGTGGGACACGGCGGGCCAGGAGGAGTACGACCGACTGAGGACGCTCTCTTACCCGCAAACCCACGTCTTCATCATCTGCTTCTCCAtatccagcccggcctcctacGAGAACGTCAAACACAAGTGGCAtccagag GTGTCTCACCATTGTCCCGACGTTCCCATCCTCCTGGTCGGCACAAAGAGCGACCTCCGGGAAGACAGCGAGACTCAGAGGAAGCTGAAGGAGCAGAACCAGACGCCCGTCACGCACCAGCAGGGCGCAGCCCTCGCCCGCCAGATCCACGCCATGCGTTACATGGAGTGTTCGGCCCTCAACCAGGACGGCATAAAGGACGTGTTTGCCGAGGCCGTGAGGGCCTTCCTCAACCCGCAGCCCGTCGTCAGCAAGAAGCCCTGCGTCCTGCTGTAG